A region of Pseudomonas putida DNA encodes the following proteins:
- a CDS encoding sugar ABC transporter substrate-binding protein — MKLPFPGRLLALAVVSSLSLALPLSAAHAEEKPKVALVMKSLANEFFRTMEDGAKDYQKSHANDFDLIANGIKNETDTGEQIRIVEQMVNAGAKALVIAPADSKALVSAVKKAMDQGVVVINIDNRLDPALLKSKGISVPFVGPDNRKGARLVGDYLANEKLKAGDQVGIIEGVPTTTNAQQRTAGFKDAMEAAQMKIVSVQSGNWEIDKGNAVAASMLNEYPELKALLAGNDSMALGAVSAVRAAGKAGQVQVVGYDNINAIKPMLKDGRVLATLDQAASQQAVYGIQAALKMINGEKPDVDADNVIQTPVQLITQP; from the coding sequence ATGAAACTGCCGTTCCCCGGTCGTCTGCTGGCCCTCGCTGTCGTCTCGTCACTTTCCCTGGCCCTACCGCTCAGTGCTGCGCACGCTGAAGAAAAGCCCAAAGTCGCCCTGGTGATGAAGTCCCTGGCCAACGAATTCTTCCGCACCATGGAAGATGGCGCCAAGGATTACCAAAAAAGCCACGCCAATGATTTCGACCTGATCGCCAACGGCATCAAGAACGAAACCGACACCGGCGAGCAGATTCGCATTGTCGAGCAGATGGTCAACGCCGGGGCCAAGGCCCTGGTGATTGCGCCGGCGGACTCCAAGGCCCTGGTTTCAGCCGTTAAAAAAGCCATGGACCAAGGCGTGGTGGTGATCAACATCGACAACCGCCTGGACCCAGCGCTGCTCAAGAGCAAAGGCATCAGCGTACCCTTCGTAGGCCCCGACAACCGCAAAGGCGCACGCCTGGTGGGCGACTACCTGGCCAATGAAAAACTCAAGGCCGGTGACCAGGTCGGCATCATTGAAGGCGTGCCGACCACCACCAACGCCCAGCAGCGCACCGCCGGCTTCAAGGACGCCATGGAGGCCGCGCAGATGAAGATCGTTTCGGTGCAGTCCGGCAATTGGGAAATCGACAAAGGCAACGCTGTCGCCGCTTCCATGCTCAACGAATACCCCGAGCTCAAAGCCCTGCTGGCCGGTAACGACAGCATGGCCCTGGGCGCCGTGTCGGCTGTGCGCGCGGCAGGCAAGGCCGGCCAGGTGCAAGTGGTCGGTTACGACAACATCAATGCCATCAAACCAATGCTCAAGGATGGCCGCGTGCTCGCCACCCTCGATCAGGCCGCCAGCCAGCAGGCGGTGTACGGTATCCAGGCGGCGCTGAAGATGATCAACGGCGAGAAGCCCGATGTGGATGCCGACAACGTCATCCAGACCCCGGTCCAGCTCATCACCCAGCCCTGA
- a CDS encoding sugar ABC transporter ATP-binding protein codes for MPATANEVVFAASGLGKTYAQPVLGDVGLSLRAGEVLALTGENGAGKSTLSKLISGLEVPTTGHMTYRGQAYAPGSRSEAERLGVRMVMQELNLLPTLTVAENLFLDNLPSRFGWINHKRLRQLATAAMAQVGLDAIDPDTPVGELGIGHQQMVEIARNLIGDCHVLIFDEPTAMLTAREVELLFTQIERLRQRGVAIVYISHRLEELQRVAQRIVVLRDGKLVCDEPIRRYRSAELVNLMVGRELGEHIDLGRREIGAPLLKVDRLSRGDKVREVSFQVRAGEIFGISGLIGAGRTELLRLIYGADRADSGSIALGQPPQAVTIDSPKAAVKAGIALITEDRKGEGLLLTQSISANIALGNLGAVSRAGVLDGEAEKALAERQIQAMRIRSAGPHQAVGELSGGNQQKVVIGRWLERDCQVLLFDEPTRGIDVGAKFDIYGLLAELARQGKALVVVSSDLGELMLICDRIAVLSAGRLIDTFERDHWSQDQLLAAAFAGYQKRDALLHDAAPRTDA; via the coding sequence ATGCCTGCAACGGCCAATGAAGTGGTGTTCGCCGCCAGTGGGCTAGGCAAGACCTACGCCCAGCCGGTGCTCGGTGATGTCGGCCTGAGCCTGCGCGCCGGTGAGGTGCTGGCCCTGACGGGTGAAAACGGCGCCGGCAAGAGCACGTTGTCCAAGCTCATCAGTGGCCTGGAGGTGCCCACCACCGGGCACATGACCTACCGCGGCCAGGCCTACGCGCCCGGCAGCCGTAGCGAGGCCGAGCGCCTCGGGGTGCGCATGGTCATGCAGGAGCTCAACCTGCTACCGACCCTGACCGTGGCCGAAAACCTGTTCCTCGACAACCTGCCCAGCCGCTTTGGCTGGATCAACCACAAACGCCTGCGCCAACTGGCCACCGCCGCCATGGCCCAGGTCGGTTTGGACGCCATTGACCCGGACACCCCGGTCGGCGAGTTGGGCATCGGCCATCAGCAGATGGTCGAGATCGCCCGCAACCTGATCGGCGATTGCCATGTGCTGATCTTCGACGAACCCACGGCGATGCTTACCGCCCGTGAGGTAGAGCTGCTGTTCACCCAGATCGAGCGCCTGCGTCAGCGCGGCGTGGCCATCGTGTACATCTCCCATCGCCTCGAAGAGCTGCAGCGCGTGGCCCAGCGCATCGTCGTGCTGCGCGATGGCAAGCTGGTGTGCGACGAGCCGATCCGGCGTTACCGCAGCGCCGAGCTGGTCAACCTGATGGTCGGCCGCGAGCTGGGCGAGCACATCGACCTGGGCCGGCGCGAGATTGGCGCGCCGTTGCTGAAGGTCGACCGGCTTAGCCGTGGCGACAAGGTGCGTGAGGTGTCGTTCCAGGTCAGGGCAGGGGAGATCTTCGGTATTTCCGGGCTGATTGGCGCCGGCCGCACCGAGCTGCTGCGCCTGATTTACGGTGCCGACCGCGCCGACAGTGGCAGCATCGCGCTGGGCCAACCGCCACAGGCGGTGACGATCGATTCACCCAAAGCCGCCGTTAAAGCCGGTATCGCCCTGATCACCGAAGACCGTAAAGGCGAAGGCCTGCTGTTGACCCAGTCGATCAGCGCCAACATCGCCTTGGGCAACCTCGGGGCGGTATCGCGTGCCGGCGTGCTCGACGGCGAGGCTGAAAAAGCCCTGGCCGAACGCCAGATCCAGGCCATGCGCATCCGCAGCGCCGGCCCGCACCAGGCCGTGGGTGAACTGTCGGGCGGCAACCAGCAGAAGGTGGTGATCGGCCGCTGGCTGGAGCGTGATTGCCAGGTGCTGCTGTTCGATGAGCCAACCCGTGGCATCGACGTCGGCGCCAAGTTCGACATCTACGGTTTGCTGGCCGAACTGGCGCGCCAGGGCAAGGCCCTGGTGGTGGTGTCCAGCGACCTGGGCGAGTTGATGCTGATTTGCGACCGCATTGCCGTGCTCTCTGCCGGCCGCCTGATCGACACCTTCGAGCGCGACCACTGGAGCCAGGACCAGCTGCTTGCCGCCGCCTTCGCCGGCTATCAGAAACGTGACGCACTGCTGCATGACGCAGCGCCCAGGACGGATGCATGA
- a CDS encoding ABC transporter permease, with product MKTTPLDSQGAAPVRRSGTYFGLGTYLGLAGALLAMIVLFSFLSSHFWSYATFSTLANQIPDLMVLAVGMTFVLIIGGIDLSVGSVLALAASTVSVAILGWGWGVLPSALLGMAVAALAGSITGGVTVAWRIPSFIVSLGVLEMARGLAYQFTDSRTAYIGDAYAWFSNPVAFGISPAFIIALLVIVLAQLVLTRTVFGRYLIGIGTNEEAVRLAGIDPRPYKVLVFALMGLLAGLAALFQISRLEAADPNAGSGLELQVIAAVVIGGTSLMGGRGSVISTFFGVLIISVLAAGLAQIGASEPTKRIITGAVIVIAVVLDTYRSRRAGRRN from the coding sequence ATGAAAACCACTCCCCTCGACAGCCAAGGCGCCGCCCCCGTGCGCCGCAGTGGCACGTATTTCGGTCTGGGCACGTACCTGGGCCTGGCCGGCGCCTTGCTGGCAATGATTGTGCTGTTCTCGTTCCTCAGTAGCCACTTCTGGTCCTATGCCACCTTCAGTACATTGGCCAACCAGATCCCCGACCTGATGGTGTTGGCAGTCGGCATGACCTTCGTGCTGATCATCGGCGGCATCGACCTGTCGGTTGGCTCGGTGCTGGCGCTGGCGGCCTCGACGGTCAGTGTGGCCATCCTCGGCTGGGGCTGGGGCGTGTTGCCTTCGGCGTTGCTCGGCATGGCCGTTGCGGCCCTGGCTGGCAGCATCACCGGGGGCGTCACCGTGGCCTGGCGGATCCCGTCATTCATTGTCTCGCTCGGTGTGCTGGAGATGGCCCGTGGCCTGGCCTACCAGTTCACCGACTCGCGCACCGCGTACATCGGCGATGCCTACGCCTGGTTCTCTAACCCGGTCGCGTTCGGTATCTCGCCGGCGTTCATCATCGCCTTGCTGGTGATCGTGTTGGCGCAACTGGTGCTGACCCGCACGGTGTTCGGCCGCTATCTGATCGGCATCGGCACCAACGAAGAGGCCGTGCGCCTGGCGGGCATCGACCCGCGCCCCTACAAAGTGCTGGTGTTCGCCCTGATGGGCTTGCTTGCCGGGCTGGCTGCGCTGTTCCAGATTTCGCGCCTGGAGGCTGCGGACCCCAATGCTGGGTCCGGCCTGGAGCTGCAGGTGATCGCCGCCGTGGTGATTGGCGGTACCAGCCTGATGGGCGGGCGCGGCTCGGTGATCAGCACCTTCTTTGGCGTGCTGATCATTTCGGTGCTGGCCGCGGGGCTGGCGCAGATCGGCGCATCTGAACCCACGAAACGCATCATCACCGGGGCGGTGATTGTCATCGCCGTGGTGCTCGACACTTACCGTAGCCGGCGTGCAGGCCGGCGGAACTGA